The sequence GGTGCAGCTGGGCGGGGAGCAGGTGCTGCGCCAGGCGACCATCGAGGGCCGCACCCTGTTCTCCTCGACGGGGGACACCGGCAGCGGCTGCCCCGAGCTCGTCGCACCGGTCGCGGGAGCCGGCAACGGCCTGGCCATCCAACCGGTCCCCGATGTCAGCTATCCCGCCGCCAGTGACTACGCGGTGGCGGTGGGCGGGACGGTCCTCACCGTCGGCGACCCGCCGCGTACCCAGCGCCAGTCCGAGGTGTCCTGGACCTTCACCGGTGGCGGCTCCAGCCACTTCATCGCCGAGCCGTCGTTCCAGAAGGGCGTGGCGGCGGTGAGCCAGGCGTGCCTGTCGAAGCCCGACGGCAGCTCGTACTCGGGGACCCAGATCTGCCGGGGCGTGCCCGACGTGTCCGACCTGTCCGGCAACGTCACGGGCAACGGGTACTCCATCTACATCGACGGCAACCTCAGCTCGGAAGGCGGCACCTCGCTGTCGAGCCCGCTGATGGTGGGCATGTGGTCGCGCATCCAGGCCGCCGCCGCCCAGGCGGGCCGGCACAACCTCGGCTTTGCCGATCCGTCGCTCTACGCCGCGGCCCGGGCGCCGGGAACGTTCTACGACGTCACCCAGGCCGAGACCCCGCTCGGCAACGGCGCCTACCAGCCCGCGGCGGGCTGGGACTACACGAGCGGGCTGGGCGCCCCCGACGTGGGCAAGCTGATCGCCGCCATCGTCAAGCGCACGCCGCGCCTGTCGGGCTCGACCTCGATGGGTGCGCCGGCGGCGGTCTGCACGGCGACGGTCACCAGCCCGGCCAACAACGCCACCGAGCCCCTCGAGGTCCAGCTCGGAAACCAGCCCGGCTTCGACCTCACCTCCGCATCGCTGAACGCCAGCCGGTCGACCGTCACCGCCACCTTCACGGGTCCGGCGGTCTCGGCCCTCAACCCGCCGGCGGCCACCGCCGGCCGCGACCTCTACCTGTTGTGGTCGTGGGCGGCGGCCGGGAAGACGCCGGTCGAGTGGTTCCTCGACGCCCACGTCGACAACACCGGCGGGGTCACGGTGACCTCGGGGCGGTCGACCGCCTCCGCCGCGGACTCACCCGAGCAGTACACGCCGAACGCGTCGACCGCCGCCACCTACACGTTGTCGGGATCGACCCTCACCGTGCGGGCGCCGTTGTCCGAGGTGGGCTCCCCGCCGGCCGGGGCGCTGCTCTCGTACCCGTTCGCCGTCGTGCAGGACGACGTCGGCACGCCCAACGCCGCCGGCAGCCCCTGGGCGGCCGAGACCTTTGCCGCCGACACCGCCTCCGCCCCGGCCCACGGGGACGCGGCGCTGGGACTGGCGGCGCGGGTCGGCTGCTGACCGCCGCGTAGCACCACCGTCGCCAGGGCGCCGAGCACCACGGCGGT is a genomic window of Acidimicrobiales bacterium containing:
- a CDS encoding S53 family peptidase; its protein translation is MRSIRRIASTLVVVPVLLAALVATGGAAGAAPSRPAALGPAHPVPLVLGGLARARYLGAARPGVRHTVGVFLNRPDPAGEQRLYASLYDPASPMFHRFLTPAQFAAEFGVPQAQTRAVENWLRSGGLRIASVTGTGDYLTVSGTAAQLEHLFQVHIGRYQLGGTSFTANDRAPRVPASLPVEAVVGLDSLHRFTPTTTSGSRSAAPGLASALAAPGLPAVPEVTTPSAGPAPALSTPGPSAPAAPVASGAGAAVVGAAKAAVGAGSFSGILKPSDLWGVYDMPASDLGQGQTAGMFGEGDPNPVINNLRLFEQHFGLPKVPVRVVHSEPGSANEYGDNAGNIEWYLDTQAITGMAPNLNRLDLYFAKSLFDADIYADLAKWANDPKGPAQMNASFGECETDPTNPVTGPLAQQPYGTELGDNLEVQLGGEQVLRQATIEGRTLFSSTGDTGSGCPELVAPVAGAGNGLAIQPVPDVSYPAASDYAVAVGGTVLTVGDPPRTQRQSEVSWTFTGGGSSHFIAEPSFQKGVAAVSQACLSKPDGSSYSGTQICRGVPDVSDLSGNVTGNGYSIYIDGNLSSEGGTSLSSPLMVGMWSRIQAAAAQAGRHNLGFADPSLYAAARAPGTFYDVTQAETPLGNGAYQPAAGWDYTSGLGAPDVGKLIAAIVKRTPRLSGSTSMGAPAAVCTATVTSPANNATEPLEVQLGNQPGFDLTSASLNASRSTVTATFTGPAVSALNPPAATAGRDLYLLWSWAAAGKTPVEWFLDAHVDNTGGVTVTSGRSTASAADSPEQYTPNASTAATYTLSGSTLTVRAPLSEVGSPPAGALLSYPFAVVQDDVGTPNAAGSPWAAETFAADTASAPAHGDAALGLAARVGC